A single window of Sporosarcina sp. Marseille-Q4943 DNA harbors:
- a CDS encoding substrate-binding domain-containing protein → MKKKLWLVLLFAMMLVISAACSKSEEGEASTATNAPPKETESGKEESSAVEEGGTIKIGVLASLTGALESYGKQTKQGFELGLEYATGGTMEVAGKKIEVVFEDTETKPEVAVQKATKLLEEDEVDFLVGSSSSGDTLAVLPLAEEYEKIMIVEPAVANSITGSEFNPFIFRTGRNSSQDAVAGAAAIAGPGVKIATFAPDYSFGWDGVAAFKKAAEALGAEVIIEEFADPAATDFTSNLQKIIEADPDYLFVVWAGANSPWNQIADLKMQEKGIKISTGAPDIPALSVMEPLVGMEGFSVYYHTLPNNEVNDWLVKEHKARYNGEVPDLFTPGGMSAAIAIVEALTKSNGNADGNELIKVMEGMSFETPKGTMTFRAEDHQALQTLYSIKLEKQDGVPYPVPVLIRELSAEETEPPINN, encoded by the coding sequence ATGAAGAAGAAATTGTGGTTGGTCCTATTATTTGCGATGATGCTCGTCATCAGTGCGGCTTGCAGTAAATCGGAAGAAGGGGAAGCGTCGACGGCTACAAACGCGCCTCCGAAAGAAACAGAAAGCGGCAAAGAAGAAAGCAGCGCCGTTGAAGAAGGCGGCACAATCAAAATCGGTGTCCTCGCCTCATTGACCGGAGCGCTAGAGTCATACGGCAAGCAAACGAAACAAGGCTTCGAACTCGGCCTCGAATATGCGACGGGCGGCACGATGGAAGTCGCAGGCAAGAAAATCGAAGTCGTCTTTGAAGATACGGAAACAAAGCCTGAAGTTGCTGTTCAAAAAGCGACGAAGCTTCTCGAAGAAGACGAAGTCGATTTCCTCGTCGGTTCCTCAAGTTCTGGCGACACGCTCGCGGTTCTGCCTCTAGCGGAAGAGTACGAGAAGATCATGATCGTCGAGCCGGCGGTAGCGAACAGCATTACAGGTTCCGAATTCAATCCATTCATTTTCCGAACAGGGCGTAACTCGTCACAAGACGCTGTCGCGGGAGCAGCAGCCATCGCGGGTCCTGGCGTGAAAATCGCGACATTCGCACCGGATTATTCATTCGGTTGGGATGGAGTCGCAGCATTCAAAAAAGCGGCTGAAGCTTTAGGAGCAGAAGTCATTATCGAAGAATTCGCGGATCCGGCAGCAACGGATTTCACATCCAATTTGCAGAAGATCATTGAAGCAGACCCGGATTATTTATTTGTCGTCTGGGCTGGGGCGAACTCGCCTTGGAATCAGATCGCTGATTTGAAGATGCAAGAGAAAGGGATTAAAATCTCGACAGGTGCACCGGACATTCCGGCGCTTTCTGTCATGGAGCCTTTAGTCGGCATGGAAGGGTTCTCGGTTTACTATCACACGCTTCCTAACAATGAAGTGAATGATTGGCTCGTCAAAGAACATAAGGCGCGCTATAACGGCGAAGTTCCGGATCTGTTCACACCAGGTGGCATGTCGGCTGCAATCGCGATTGTCGAAGCGTTGACGAAGTCAAATGGCAACGCAGACGGCAACGAACTGATCAAAGTGATGGAAGGAATGTCCTTCGAAACACCGAAAGGGACGATGACGTTCCGGGCAGAAGATCACCAAGCATTGCAGACGCTTTATTCCATCAAGCTTGAAAAGCAAGATGGCGTCCCGTACCCAGTTCCGGTGCTTATTAGAGAGCTTTCTGCTGAAGAAACCGAGCCGCCGATCAATAACTGA
- a CDS encoding ABC transporter ATP-binding protein, translating to MEPIIRTENLTIRFGGHTAVSHVNFEMPPRHLKSIIGPNGAGKTTFFNLLSGELKPTKGDVFFKGESMASLSAVARTRKGLGRSFQITNVFPNLTVLENVRLAVQSKERIRYQMVRHFLHYKQLIEEAEKLIAIVLLDGKEDAIASQLSHGEKRKLEIAMLLALDTEVLLLDEPTAGMSLEEVPAILDVIRKIKQTGEKTILLIEHKMDMILDLSDSIMVLFNGKLLADGSPQEIMDNETVQNAYLGGLYDENLAES from the coding sequence TTGGAACCGATCATAAGAACAGAAAACCTGACAATCCGATTTGGCGGCCATACAGCCGTTTCGCATGTGAATTTTGAAATGCCGCCACGACACTTAAAATCGATCATTGGACCGAATGGAGCAGGCAAAACGACGTTTTTCAACTTATTGAGCGGCGAGTTGAAACCGACGAAAGGGGATGTTTTCTTCAAAGGGGAATCGATGGCTTCCTTATCGGCTGTGGCCCGGACGCGGAAAGGGCTTGGCCGTTCATTCCAAATTACGAATGTGTTCCCGAATTTGACCGTGCTCGAAAACGTCCGGTTGGCAGTCCAATCAAAGGAGAGGATTCGTTATCAGATGGTCCGCCATTTTCTCCATTATAAGCAGCTCATCGAAGAGGCGGAGAAGCTGATTGCAATCGTGTTGCTCGATGGGAAGGAAGACGCCATCGCAAGCCAATTGTCCCATGGGGAGAAGCGGAAGCTCGAAATCGCGATGCTGCTTGCGCTCGATACGGAAGTGCTGCTGCTCGATGAACCGACTGCCGGCATGTCTCTCGAAGAAGTGCCTGCAATTTTGGATGTCATCCGGAAAATCAAACAGACCGGCGAGAAGACGATTTTATTGATCGAACACAAAATGGATATGATTTTGGATCTGTCGGATTCCATCATGGTGCTCTTCAACGGCAAGCTGCTGGCGGATGGGAGCCCGCAGGAGATCATGGACAATGAGACCGTGCAAAATGCGTATTTGGGAGGGCTTTACGATGAAAACCTTGCTGAAAGTTGA
- a CDS encoding ABC transporter ATP-binding protein, protein MKTLLKVEDIHTHIGQYHILQGVSFEACEGEVTVLLGRNGAGKTTTLKTIMGLTPASKGTIQFNGQDITKKATYTIANGGIGYVPEDQGIFGDLTVEENMKVAMRKEDEAAYKRQEYVLELFPDLKKFWKKDGGHLSGGQKQMLAMARAFVNDSKLLLIDEPSKGLAPIVIGTVMEAITEMKKSTTIVLVEQNFMMASRIGDRYTLIDDGETVHAGEMADLIDNEEVKRKYLGIG, encoded by the coding sequence ATGAAAACCTTGCTGAAAGTTGAGGACATCCATACGCATATCGGCCAGTACCATATCCTGCAAGGCGTTTCATTCGAAGCATGTGAAGGCGAAGTGACCGTGCTGCTCGGACGCAACGGGGCGGGGAAGACAACGACGCTGAAGACGATCATGGGCTTGACGCCGGCTTCAAAAGGCACAATCCAATTCAATGGACAGGACATCACGAAGAAGGCGACGTATACAATCGCGAACGGCGGAATCGGCTATGTGCCCGAAGACCAAGGCATCTTTGGAGATTTGACTGTCGAGGAGAATATGAAAGTCGCGATGCGGAAGGAAGATGAAGCCGCGTATAAACGGCAGGAGTATGTCCTCGAGCTGTTTCCGGATTTGAAGAAGTTCTGGAAGAAGGACGGAGGGCATCTGTCAGGCGGACAGAAGCAGATGCTCGCGATGGCGCGGGCGTTCGTCAATGACAGCAAGCTGCTCCTCATCGATGAGCCATCGAAAGGGTTGGCGCCGATTGTAATCGGGACGGTGATGGAGGCGATCACGGAAATGAAGAAGAGCACGACGATTGTGCTCGTGGAACAGAACTTCATGATGGCGAGCCGTATCGGAGACCGGTATACGCTCATCGACGACGGGGAGACGGTCCATGCAGGCGAGATGGCGGATCTGATCGATAATGAAGAAGTGAAACGAAAATATTTAGGAATCGGATGA
- a CDS encoding branched-chain amino acid ABC transporter permease, producing the protein MELLINLTVNGLATGMLIFLLASGLTLIFGLMSVLNFAHGGLFAWGAYAGVWFYTLSGSFIIGILGAIITGIILGFITEKLIITPVYGNHVQQILITLGFMLVLAEMLKVVWGPNQIAAKVPPYLAGSWEIGDVLIIKYRLFIIIVGFLVFGVFQYILRKTKIGLIVRAGVMDKDMVQALGINIKRVFLYVFMVGAALAALSGALFAPYSGVIYAEMGFEFAILAFIVVVIGGMGSFPGSLFAAILVGLAGSYMAYYVPALSLAVNMMLMAIVLIFRPQGLFTAKG; encoded by the coding sequence ATGGAATTACTCATCAATTTGACGGTGAACGGTTTGGCGACGGGCATGCTCATCTTCCTTCTCGCTTCCGGATTGACGCTCATTTTCGGTCTTATGAGCGTGCTGAATTTTGCGCATGGTGGTCTGTTCGCATGGGGCGCGTATGCGGGCGTCTGGTTTTATACTTTGTCGGGAAGCTTCATAATCGGCATTCTAGGCGCCATCATTACAGGAATCATTCTCGGTTTCATTACCGAAAAGCTGATCATTACGCCGGTGTACGGCAACCATGTCCAGCAGATCCTCATTACGCTCGGCTTCATGCTCGTGCTTGCGGAAATGCTGAAAGTCGTTTGGGGTCCGAATCAAATCGCTGCAAAAGTGCCGCCGTATTTGGCGGGAAGCTGGGAAATCGGGGATGTCCTTATCATTAAATACCGGCTGTTCATCATTATCGTAGGCTTCCTCGTGTTCGGCGTGTTCCAATACATTTTGCGGAAGACGAAAATCGGCTTGATTGTCAGGGCGGGAGTCATGGATAAAGATATGGTGCAAGCGCTCGGCATTAATATTAAGCGCGTTTTCTTGTACGTCTTCATGGTCGGTGCTGCGCTTGCCGCGTTGAGCGGTGCTCTGTTTGCGCCGTATTCCGGGGTAATCTATGCGGAAATGGGCTTTGAATTTGCGATTTTGGCGTTCATCGTCGTTGTCATCGGTGGGATGGGCAGCTTCCCGGGATCGTTGTTCGCAGCGATTCTCGTCGGCCTCGCGGGAAGTTACATGGCGTACTACGTTCCTGCTCTATCACTTGCGGTCAATATGATGCTCATGGCTATCGTATTAATTTTCCGTCCGCAAGGGCTTTTCACGGCAAAGGGGTGA